Sequence from the Drosophila subpulchrella strain 33 F10 #4 breed RU33 chromosome 3R, RU_Dsub_v1.1 Primary Assembly, whole genome shotgun sequence genome:
GAGCCGAGATCGCTGTAAGCGCAGCTGTAGCTTTAATTAAACGCTGCGAACACACAGCGTACAAGTCAGGCAATTAAAGCTCGTGCATAGAAAGACCAGAGGAATACCACTGAATACCTCAAAAGACCATGGAATACCATCGAAGACACAAAGTTCCGTTCCGTTTTCATTCCTGGGCGAACAAAGCCCCCGTGGAGGAACCCTAGACTCTCCTAAGACTAACGCCAAACTAATAAAGTGCACACCAGGAATTACATAAATTGCGCGTAATGTGAAATTAGTTGCCTAATTAACATTTAGCCATCTCCCCGGGGGGATGACGCTGGAGCCCCCAGATTACGGCTCACACTATGTAACCATATACCCATTTCAATTGCAGACAAAATGTTTCTACGCCGCTGCACCTTTCTGCTGCTGATCTGCCTAATTGCGAGTGACGCCGCCAGCGCCGCACGCAAAACAAAACGTCCTGTCAAGCCGGTCAAGCAGACCAATCCGCGCACCAATGTGACGCCTTCGCCGCCGGCAGTCGCCTCATCTGGCAGCTCCACACCCGccagcaccagcagcaccagcaccacGGAAGGAAGCGGCGACCAGGAGGCAGTCACGGTGGGATcagcatctgcatctgcagcTTCAGCTGGCAGTGGAGAGCTGCCCAAGCCCCTGGCCACGCCCATCGAGGCTCAGCCGGAGGCAAAGACGGACAAGGCACCAGCCGGAGCTCAGGAGGAGGAGTGCGATCCAGATATGATTGGCTTCGAGATCATAACCGGGTGAGTTCATTGTTCAGAAGTACAGTGTTCGTGCAGAAAACCTGCGAAGATAAATATGCTAGGGCATTATTGATATGATTTCTTCTCGAGCTTAAATAAACCAAATAAATAGAAGCCTTTGTTCAATAATAGATGCCATTAGCTTAGTGATTTGCATCATAAGTAAGCTTATTAAAAACagatttttcaaatataaacAGACTTTCCTAGCGAGTATGGCACAACCAATGGAAGAAATTCCCCTAAACCACCGCCACCTTTTCAAAACTGTCACAAGAAACAATGAACAGTTTCACTAAACCCCAAACTTACGCAACTTCGCCGGCATTATAGAAACTTGATTACATTTTATGGCCACTTGTTATTTTCACTTTTGCTTTTCTtctaaaaatttgaattttgtgaGCGACAACACAATGGGCCGGCCGCAAGTtcgtatacatttttaatgaaatgcGCCCCGACATCTAGGCCAATTAACATTTCCATAAGAAGAGAAGACGAGATAACGGTGAGCCCAGAAAGGGAGCCACCAATAGCATCAGCACCACCACAGTGGAGCACTGCTAACTGGCATATGCAAATGTGTGGTCTCCGTAGGAGTGACACTCTGGTTAAAACGTGACTAATCCAATTACCATTTCTTTCCGATGTCATCGCCCGCCGCGAGTTCGTTGCCTGAGTCTTTTGTTTGGCGCTCGATAATATAGACCTTCCGTCGCAAGAACGTCCGATCACTTTCGTTTTCGTTCGTTTTGGGCATCCATTAGTCATCTGCCATAAATCATCGGGGTATCTCGGTATCGATCTCATTTATAAATCATCTTTTCTCACTTCTCAGCTACGTGCTCTCGGCCCCATCCAAAATGCTGGACACTTTGCCCGGGACTCTGATGCTCACCGACTGCCTGGAGGCCTGCCAAAATAACGAGTCCTGCAGCGCTGTCAACTACGAAACCGGATTGTGTGTGCTGTTCAAGACGACCGCCGATAAATTGCCAGGTGAGTTAGAAAGTGTGAGAATTCCAAACGGCTGcgctgttttatttttcttttttctttttgtgcCAAAGAAAGCTCAATAATTCAGGCGACTCAGCCAGTCGGTcgttcattcattcatttacTCAATTACTGAGTTCTAGTTCATGCAGGTCGGCTGTTCTGGGCTGTTGTCGTGGCCCGGGGGCATAAATCACCCGCGTGTCCGcgaaaaaacagaaataaataaaaagcgaACCTGCAGCAGCACACGCCTTTTGCTTTTACGCACGACGCGGTTTTTGGCCCGGCCCGCAAACTAGATTTTTGCCCATTCTGCAGGCAAACTGGCTTTTGGCATAGTAACGCATAATTTCTGCAGCCTCAGCCTTTCCAGTCGAATCTCGAATGTCGATGCAGTTGTCGTGGCTCGGCTGATTCAGCTGATTCGGCTCCGAAAGGCCGGAGCTGTTGCCCGTTTCTCAACGCCTGTTACTTTGCAGTGAAGGGGCGTGTGCGTAAAACGCATAAAATACGCACAGCCCCGTTGCCTTTCCCGCATTTTGCGCCTTTCGCGCCGCCTTTTCGCCACTTTTCATTTCTCATTTTCTGCGTTTTTCAGGTTCACTTTCGCGCTCGCAGTTTCCGGTTTTCACCATCTACGCACAGAAATCGTGTTTGGGCGTGCGTCCTTGCTCGAAGGCCTGGTGCATCGATCGCGTTCAAGGTTACCGCCTCCCGGAGCACGTCAAATCTAGTCAGACGGTTCTGTCGCGACGCGACTGTTTGGAACTCTGCTTGGGAGAGACCGAATTCACATGCCGGTGAGTGTTGAGTAATGCCAGTGGCTCGTGGGATGGGATTGCTCTTACAGAGATCTAGAAAAATATGTATGGTTATTAAAGGTTATAATCTGAGCTGACACTTCATTAAAAGAACAGTTCTTCCAATATTACATCAAAGAcccaaacatatttttataacctATAGATCTAATTTAATCAAATAATGCTAATATTTTATGATTTCGAGCGGCTTAACTTGAACTCATCGCTCTCGTTTAAACTTGCAACTCCTTCCTAATGCCTTCTCGTAACGCTTGCTCTCTTCCACTACCTTCGCCATTTGCTTTCCGTCCTTCACTCTTCCGACCTCTACCGCTCAATCCTCTTAGATCGGCCAACTACTACCGCCACTCGGGTCTTTGTGAGCTGTCCGACATGGACCGCATCACCCTCTCCGCCGGAGGAAGTGTGGAGCCCTACGACGGAGCCGACTATCTGGAGAACAACTGCGCCGAGGAGCCCAGCAAACTGTGCGAATTCAAACGGATTTCGGGAAAGATCCTGAAGACGGTGGATTCGGTTTACCAGGACATCAATACCATCGATGAGTGCCGCGATCTCTGCTTGAACTCTCCGTACAGGTAAGGTATAGTTAAGGTGAAAATTGGGACCCTCTCTGACATGTAATCCTGGTTAGATGCCACTCATATGACTACAACGATACTGGAGACATGGTCTGCCGTCTGTCGCATCACAGTCGCGCCACCTTGACCGATGTGATGGATCCCTACTTGGATGTTCCAGAGGCGGCCACCTATGAACTCTCCGCCTGCTACAACGTGTCTATCGAGTGCCGCTCCGGGGAGATGATTACCAAGATTAGGACCTCCAAGCTTTTCGACGGCAAGGTTTATGCCAAGGGAGCTCCCAAATCCTGCGCTGTGAATGTAAACAACTCGTTGGAGTTCGACTTCCGTATGGGCTACAACGATCTGGAGTGCAACGTGCGACAGAGTGCTTATGGCCGGTACATGAACGACATTGTGATCCAGCACCACGACATGATTGTCACCTCATCCGATCTTGGTCTGGCTGTTTCCTGCCAATACGACTTGACCAACAAGACTGTGCTGAACGATGTGGACCTGGGAGTAACTGGAGAGATCGAGTCCTCGCTGAGCGAAGAGATCACCATTGACTCGCCCAATGTGATCATGAAGATCACCTCGCGGGATGGCAGCGACATGAAGAGGATCGCCGAGGTCGGGGATCCGCTGGCCCTGCGTTTCGAGATCGTGGAGCCCAACAGCCCGTACGAGATCTTCGTGAGGGAACTGGTGGCCATGGACGGTTCCGACAGCGCCGAGATAACGCTGATCGATGCTAATGGCTGCCCCACCGACCAATACATCATGGGCACCATCCAGAAGCTGGCGCACAATCGCAAGGTGCTGCTCTCGCAGTTCGACGCCTTCAAGTTTCCTTCCAGCGAAGTGGTCCAGTTTCGTGCCTTGGTAACGCCCTGCATTCCGCGCTGTGAGCCCGTGATTTGCGACAGCGAGGATGGCGCCAGTGGAGAGCTCAAGTCTCTGGTTTCCTATGGACGCAAGAAGCGGTCTGTGCTGAATGGAACCGATGGTGGTAAGTACTGCTTTGTAGTGCCTTTTGGACTCCTTAGTAGGATCAGGGCTACCTTATGTTTCGATTTAATATAGGCGTTCAAATTGTTATATATGGTTAATACATTTATATACAGTTTGGATATATGAAACTTATATGCTTTATGTGTATTGCAACTTTTAAATCAGAAACTTTTTAtcgataaaaataaaaatgttacaaTTTGTCCGattttatatcaattttcTCGATATTTTCTGGTTTAGAACGATATTTAAAATTACAGTATTTTTGCTGATAggatattttgaaatatttcataaGATGTGATATTGAACGCCGTATTATGGTCGAGATATCATGATGACCTTTTCTTTCCGATATACATCCCTACTATAGAGTCATTTCGCCTTTCCTTGCAGCCGAGTTCTTGCTCAGCACACGCCACCGACGTGATGTGGGCCCTGTGGATGATAACATACTGCTCATGCAGTCCATACAAATCACAGACAAGTTCGGCTTCCAGCCAGAGGATGGCACCACTACCCATGGAAATGACAGCGGTCCACACGAGAAGGCCTATGCGGGCGTGGCCCAGGACAAGCTCACTTGCCTTAATGGCTATGGTAAGTTGGATATTCCTTTCCGGGGGCTCTGTGAAAAAGCCCAATCAAGCGCGAATCAAAGCCAGCTTGATTTGCATAGACAAGCAGCAGGAAGATCAGGAGCTGGAGCTGCAGCTGTAGCTGTAGCCGGACGACATCGTGTCCTCCTCGCATCGTGAGGCGCTCAGCTTGTTCTTGGCTCGCTAATTTTGATAATGAATCAATTTTTCATCATTGCCGACTTGGGCAAGGGGCCTTAAAGTAGGTTCTTCGTTGTCCAGAACGTGTTCTGTGTTATGATGTTGGACTGGCATCTTCTTGGTGTCTCTGCTGGCTCACGACCAGGTCACTAGTTCATCCGAGGCCGAAGCTGTGCAGCAGGATTCTGCACGCCTCGTTTTCGTGCGGCGCGAAAATCTTTCTGCACAGTTGGTTGTCCAACATCCAGGTGGCTGCTGGGTTTTCCAGCTACCGAGATTCTGGCTCTGCTTCTGCTTCTGCTTCTGCATCTCCCATGTGTCGCTGCCGCTGCTTTTGTGGAGCAATTGCCAGGCCGCGTTGAAGCGTTAAATTGACAGCTCGTTAGACAGATGAAACTCCACTGGACCACCAGACATCAAGCGTACATTTCTGTGGTAATTACGCGCTGCATTTCAAGGCATTTTAAGGCAGATCAGAGGCGAGCAAACCGAAGCAATTAGAGCAACGGTTTTACCTGTGCTTAAGCTTATTTGCCGCACACATTGCTCACTCTTCACCGAGATCACCTGGCCAACTTAGATATGCGTGTGCACCCAGGAGAAGATGAGTCGTGGCCTTCAGCTTTGGCATGCAGAGCGGCAATTTAACGCCGCATCAACGACACCCTGTAATTTGTCAAAGTTTATGAGCATTTTACATTCTTCGCCGATATTTATTTAGAAATGAATCTCACCCATTAATCCAATCATTTTAATGGCCACTTTACGGTTGTTCAGGTCTTTAATTTCTGGTATTACAACGAATGGAATCGCCAGGAAGTTTTCTTCTTAAATGCAGAGCAACCGTTTCGCTTTCATCAAATTCGCTATTATTCATAAGTGCTTTTGCCTAAGAACCACGACATAATTTCTAATATTTGCTTAATGGTGCATTATTTTTCCTCTTTCATAAGACAgcatttaaaatcaatttaaatgaATTACTCGAAGCAGCTTTGGTCTAAGAACTAATCATTTTCGTTGTGCCAAGTTATAGATTTCGATCAGCtcacttttatttatttacttgtcCATTTTCTGTAGAacctttttgaaaataatctGAGCTCTTAAATCACTATTATCACTCAAGCTTTTTTGGGTTTATTGATTTTTGGATAGCCATTCCTAAATGCTGATTTATATTCGTTACTAATCTAATCTGTAACCAATTTTCTGAGAAGCGCTATACACATAAATTTTAGTGCTCCCGATTCCCAGTTGATCCTTCCAGTCGTTAAAAAGACATCAAGCAAATGAATGCTTCACTTTTGATTATATTGATCAGCGGTCTATGTTCTAGACCGATTTTAGCATATATAACAAATTTATAGGTTTtgtaaaatcattttaatgGTCGCTTTACTACACTGTGTCTTGATCGACCTTTATGCAGATGCAACATTTGATGATCCATGGTTTTACTTTTAGTATTTGCATTAAATCCATTCGATTTATATAGTTTCGCCTTTTAAAAAGTGGTTTTCTTCAGACTTTAGTTGGCTTCACTTTCGTTACTCTGCAGGCTTTCTCAGCGCTTTTCCTTGCTCTTTGTTCTGGCTGGGGTCTCATCAAATTGTTTACCATTTTGTAGGCGCCTCAGTTCACTTATTGCCCCCCGAAACTCCCACAACTCCGTGGACCGTTTATAGTAATTGTtataattttgtatattttcgttGTTCCCTCCTTTGTTACTGTTATTGTGGTTGGTCTTCTTGTTGCGATGAAAAACCAGAGtcaaatacataaataaagtCCCAAGTGCGTGCACTTTGTTATTGAAACTCATTCAAGTCATGGCTATCATCATGATGATGATAATGACGATGTTGTGGCTCTGCGTTGGTTTGTTTGTTGATTTGTTTTTCGACTTACTTTTTATGGTCATTTGAGGAACGAACGAATGGACGAGCGAACAACCACAACATTGTTACGAAGTAATCTCTGATAGTCATCTGGCATGTCGTCGTCGCAGTTGCTCTTAAATTCTGATTTCGTGAACTGGACACGAAAAACAACGGAGGCCACAACGCATGCAAGTTGAGCACTGCAGCTCTACTTTGACTTTGACTTTGACTTTGGCGGCACTTTCACCCGATTTCTACCGGCTTCGGTTCAGTTCGGTATTTCGAATCTCCTCCGTCGAGGTCCGGGCTTATTTATGTGGCATGTTGCACTCTTAAGAACCCAGGCGAGCGGCAAACGAGGGGAACATGCGATGTGTCTAGGGTGTAGAAAGTGAAGTCCAAGCAAGTCCGTGCCGAAATATGCAACTCATGCATTAAATTGTCGCTGTTTTATTTCtcattgtttttgtttatctTCAACTTGTTGCTGTCAAACTTGGTCACTTGGTCATTCTGCTGGGTCTCTTGGTCTCTTGGTCTCGGGGCCTTGGAGCTGTACTCTTCTCCAGCCTGGTTTCAGTTCCCGGCAAAGTGGGTCAAGTGGCGCCCACTTTTGTTTTCTGTGATAACCGAACTTCTGGCTTTTATTCCTCTTGTTCTCCGCCCATCGAGGCGATCTTATCGAGCATTTTGCCCGTTGTCCGCAACCAGTTTCCATCGAGACTTTTCGAACTAGATCGGTTACCCGAGATAGTCCCCTTGATTTATGGCGATAAGGGGCCGACTTCCCTTTTTAAATTGCTTGAGTACACAATCTGGAGCGAACTCTTGTTTTCAGGTTGTTCGGTTCTCGAAAGGCTTAGCTTAAAAGAAGATTAAAGATTCAATGAAATAACCATTTATTGGTAGCCCTATTTTCAAATGCGTGTGGCTATAATTTCAATCAGTTTGGAGTAGCAAGGGGAATTTAGAAATGTTTAAGGGATTACGGCTACGATTAGGATATTCTTAAATGTTCTTTCATGATGATGATCAGTACACACACTCCTATCACACCAAGCTAGTTCAGCTCCGAGTTGGCTTTCGATGCTTTAAACCACcactaacacaaaaaaaaaaaaggtgtaAGGTTTAGTAAATATTATGGCCCTTACTTAACCCTTCAATTTCCCAAATTCCCTCTTTCCAGGACTGATCATGGCCGGAGCCCTCTTCCTGCTGGCCCAGTTGAGCATCTTCGGGATCTGGAAGACCGTGCAGCGTCGCACCAGCAAGGAGCGCTACCTGTACCAGCACGAGCCCACGCCCACCATCACCTACGGAGCGCCCACCATGCTGTACGGACCACCCCCCAACTCCTCCGCCGGATCCTCGGCCTCGGGAGCGTCCTACGGGGGCAGCGCCAAGGACACGCTTAGCAAACTCTACGACAGCGGCATCAACGGGCGCTACGGACAGCAGTTCTAGGGAAGATCTGGGTGGCTCTCGCTGTTTGCCGGGAACACTTAGCTGGGAACAAACGCAATATGCCTCGAAAGCTTCAAAAGATTCGATGAGACTTGAATAGAAAATATTCGCCTAGCAGCGACACATGAAAATCATTGGAAACCCTAGATTAATCCACAATAGGTTAGGCCTACGATTAGTTTACACCTAGAGTTTTGACTCCTTTTTTTTAAACGATACAAATACGCATATCTCTCAAGAATGCGCGCTTTCAAATGCCTTGGATATCGAAGTTCCAGCATTTTAAATCGGCGCATtgccaagaaaagaaaagaacgGAAAAATGAAACCGCTAAATTCGAATTAGTTTAGAGCTACTTACAATCTCTCTAGCGAAAGTTAGGCTAATTATATGTTTAGTGAGAAATCTGCTTCATGTCCTCGAGCGAATTGCATTTATAACTATTATACTATTTATTATTAACTATTCAGCTGCTGACAATTTACCCACAAAGTTTGCCAAATAATTTTGTATCAAAATGTTTTGCGCCAGGCTTCTGTGCAAGGCGGCATTTCCAAATTTCCGAGGCCCTAGCCCTAGACCCCAAATTAATTACCCCAACTATTTATTTGCTAATCGTActtcatattatttattaatttattagcCGAAACGCAAGGCGGTGCTAATTATTAGGAACTTCCGAGAGACTTCAATTAATCTCGAGAAGACAGGAgatgaaaattaattaacGAAAATTTGATAAACGAATTGTACTGATTAAGTAATGCAATAAACTCTACGcctaaatataaataaatgtctaaaaataaaacgagCTGGTTTTTAATTAAGAAATGAATGGCACACGACCAGGAACCCACTGAATTAAGAGATTAAATACGGTGGCTAGGTGGGCATGTCGAAATTTGTTAACGCTTTGAATGAATTAACTCCACAACCCAGACCTTTTCCTATTAACATTCGACCGACGAAACTTGGGGAACCGCTTAGCCAAATTGATGTTTGTCAAAGCGAAAGACAACCGTAGAAATAATGATAATTTCACGGCCTTTTGAGCAGGGCAAACAGATGTGGCACACATGGATATATCTTTCTGTTGGGGGCCGTCCGACGAAAGTGTTAATCAAATTAAGAGGCGGCATGGCAACGAGCTTAACCAGGCGTGTTACGATCTCTTTAACGCTCCAGCTACGCACGCCATTACACCCATTCCCGATCCTCGACTCGAGAGGCTTTTGGTATTGTGGGGCACATCAAAAATTCTGAGCCACTGAAGGCGTCGATTAATCATGATCACGATGAAATTGAAATGTGCGAAAAGCCGAGTATCGTTCGAGACGTGTGCGGCCTTTCTGAATGAAGATGTCTTCCACTGACTCCATGTATCAGGTCTCGTCTCCATCTTTACAACACGGATCCCTCCGCGTTCCTCTGTCACTGGAGAGGTGTGAGATACGCATGTGCGTCGTGCCCCATGTTGAATAAAACGCCCCTATTAAGCTGTAGTTAATTGAAAAACAGTTCCCCAACCGAATGTGGGATACCCTGAGGTGAGTCCACTAAAGGGTTTTTTTTCGGAATGGCAGAGAAATAGAAGAGACAAGATCAtagtaaaacaaaaatttagtaATCATCGtaaagaacatttttaaaaacaatacacataaataaaaaccatCGTATATAATATGaggttcagttcaaatttttgaaaaaggAGTAAGcatgttaaatttaaaaaaaaatgttttaacaCACCATCATTGATCGATTTTTTTAAGgtctacaaaaataaaagtcagtATTAAAGAAAGTAAAATGAAGGTATTCAGTAGTGAATGTACCTTATGAATGGCATAGCGTAAACCATCAAAGCCACGCGTTGACAATTTTTATGGCCCGTTCTGGTGCGTATTTGGCTTGGACACGGCTATGGAGTTTTTAGATGGAGTTGGAGATGGGGCTTTCAGATGGAGCTGGTATAGGCGTTGTCCAGTCGATCCGGACCATCGCTGCGTGAgccttttgcttttggttttggtttttctcACCTTTGATCAGGCCTATGGAGAACGTGGCCAAGTGTGGGCTTATTGGCGTTGACAGCTATGCAAATGCCCGGCCATTAAGTCGTTGACTGTTAGCAATGGCTTTTAATTAGCGGCTTGACTTTGGCCCGGCCTGGCCTGGATTGGGATAGAGTACTAGCTGGCCAGTATGGGCTGGCATTCCAGAGACAATGGCGTGGCGACAGAGACACCTACACTCGTTGCCACTTTGACACTTTGACCATTGAGGAAAACGCTTGCATTTGCTCGCATTTTGCCAATTTCCATACATAAAGTTCGCGTTGAACACCCTCACGCTTCGTGGTCATTTGCATTTAAATGCCATTGCCATTTGGCTTCGCCTTTagtttgggattgggattgggactCGTATTCGGATTGGTATTGGGACTGGGATTGGATGAGGTGAAGATCTCGTTTGCAGCACTTCCTTTTCCCATTCgggttttcttttctttgcCAGCCATGTTGGCCTGCTCACGATTTCTGCCGCTTGGCCTCtgcttttgtttgttttacagCTGCTCGCTTTGATTGAAAAATTATGCACTTGCCATGGCAATGGGCACCGCCAAATTTCGCCTCCGATACGAGTTAGGAAAAGAAGAAGAAATCGGGGAAAAAGAGGGAAACCCACCGATGAACCAGAGAGCCAAATAAGACTGTTTGCCAGGTGAAGTTTATCACACACTCTTCCTGAAAAAACATTCACAAAACATTTCTTAAAAACACTTtatcaaaaataaacaagaaatctTGAGGGTTCAAAAATAACTTATAaaggtgcctaaaagtatgcagtattAAATATGTTGATGCCTACTCTTAGACTCTTTTATAGGTGACTTCAAAACACTTTAGATTTCTATGGTACTTTCGATAAATGTTCTATTAAACGCTTTTTGTATGTATCATTTTAAAAGATAGTTTGTTTCCAGccaaaatacccaagcttctTGTTAGTGAATCAAGACAAACTGACAAAAGTTGGAATTTAGCACTTGAAGCGACGAGTGGCAAACGTTTTCCCGTTtaccattttccattttccgatTCCAAAGTGGCAAAAGCCTGAAAGCGAGGACGGTGGCTTGTTACTTTTCATTTCGCCAACTCCTTCAGCTTGTCCTGCTCATTAGCAATTGCCCGGCATGGCAGAGAGCCAAGCTAAACAGCTGTCCCTGTTAGCCAGTTTTCACCTAATTAAGCAAACAAACGTGTGGGAAACTGGCCGGGGAGATAACTTTCCCCGCCCCAGAAAACACACGCCCATGTCCCTCCGCCCCCCCTGCCAAATCCATATCCTCCAATATATCCCACAGGCTAATGCTAATTGCCACGAACATGGGGGCTAAGTAGCCAATGGAATGCAGCCGAAAACATTTGCCTCTAATTGCGGTTCAGCCCAATTGGGCAGgccaaattaaattaaatgcagCCGAAAACAAACAAGCGAACCAGGAAAACCAGCAGAAGATGCCACGGCGGCCACAACAATTTGTGCAAAAATACAAATTGGAACATTTGCAGAGGCGCAGGCGTGTAGTAGGCACAATACTGTGAGAATTTATGGCCCTGCTCTGGGGTCACTACCGGGATAACATCTGGCTGGAGGAGTTGGAGGAGCTGGAAGAGCTGGATGAGCTGGAGGCACCGGAGGAACTGACGCGTCGTGCGCAATGCGCATGCAAGGTAAGGCCGCTTCCAAACAAAACCGAAAACCGAGATGGCTAAGGACATTGACCAAGAACGATCCCCAGTCAAGGCAGACAGCCGTTTGTGGAGGCAGAAGTAGTGGAAAGCCATTAGAAATCAGAGAAATGGTTCAGTACCGTTGAAGAGTCTGGCGgaaaaacaattaataattgcaaaatataTCTCTGGAATCTTGGGCAATTGCAATTACCACTAGGGTCATACCATTTCTATTCGAATGCTGAGCCTTGTCTGCCCGCGGGCAAATATGCCCAACTGACTTACATAAAGATGATTAGCACATGTTATATTCCTAACGAGCCATAATAATGGTTTACCGTCTGGATTTTTCCAGGAGAAATgaaaatttatgcaaatatttATGATATACTTTACGGCTTTTTACCAAATGCCCATATTTTCACGTTAAAGTCGTTAAGCGATAGGTGTAAGTAGTTACCAGAAATCCTGCGACTGGGCTAGCAGGTAAGTAGAATATGAAAGAAATATGGGGAGAAAGCGCCTTAAAGTTTGAAAGTCAGGAGGGCAAGAACTAGATACACATGATGTGTTAATAAAGTTAATGAAGTCGAGCACTTTATAATACTCTGAACACTTATCAGGTTAATAAAGATTTGAAACTGTGAGTATATGCCAAGCAGCCATTACTCATAAACATTTAAAGTATAAGTTAGCTAATAACACTGTGCTATTTAGGCTGATGATCACAAGGCTTTTAAGAGGAATTTCCTCAATGAATACCCTGAAACAAATCTTGGTTTCACATCCCATTCCACACCAAATTTCCTATCCCTCCTTTAGAACCTCCTGCAGTAATCGCAGGGTTAAGATACCTCTACATTACCcctataaatttaattaaagtcAAATCTCTCGGCCGGCTTTCGGTTCTTGGCCTTCGCTTCCGCCTAACGGACTGTGGGACTTTTGCTTTCCGCATGCGATTGCTGCGTATTCAATGCCTtttattttcctattttttgGG
This genomic interval carries:
- the LOC119557871 gene encoding uncharacterized protein LOC119557871, with protein sequence MFLRRCTFLLLICLIASDAASAARKTKRPVKPVKQTNPRTNVTPSPPAVASSGSSTPASTSSTSTTEGSGDQEAVTVGSASASAASAGSGELPKPLATPIEAQPEAKTDKAPAGAQEEECDPDMIGFEIITGYVLSAPSKMLDTLPGTLMLTDCLEACQNNESCSAVNYETGLCVLFKTTADKLPGSLSRSQFPVFTIYAQKSCLGVRPCSKAWCIDRVQGYRLPEHVKSSQTVLSRRDCLELCLGETEFTCRSANYYRHSGLCELSDMDRITLSAGGSVEPYDGADYLENNCAEEPSKLCEFKRISGKILKTVDSVYQDINTIDECRDLCLNSPYRCHSYDYNDTGDMVCRLSHHSRATLTDVMDPYLDVPEAATYELSACYNVSIECRSGEMITKIRTSKLFDGKVYAKGAPKSCAVNVNNSLEFDFRMGYNDLECNVRQSAYGRYMNDIVIQHHDMIVTSSDLGLAVSCQYDLTNKTVLNDVDLGVTGEIESSLSEEITIDSPNVIMKITSRDGSDMKRIAEVGDPLALRFEIVEPNSPYEIFVRELVAMDGSDSAEITLIDANGCPTDQYIMGTIQKLAHNRKVLLSQFDAFKFPSSEVVQFRALVTPCIPRCEPVICDSEDGASGELKSLVSYGRKKRSVLNGTDGAEFLLSTRHRRDVGPVDDNILLMQSIQITDKFGFQPEDGTTTHGNDSGPHEKAYAGVAQDKLTCLNGYGLIMAGALFLLAQLSIFGIWKTVQRRTSKERYLYQHEPTPTITYGAPTMLYGPPPNSSAGSSASGASYGGSAKDTLSKLYDSGINGRYGQQF